From a single Micromonospora pallida genomic region:
- a CDS encoding site-specific integrase: MVRNAAAFVTIPRNAAKAALEAQAARKPWTQEEVKTFLTGITDERLYAVCLLSLMGLRPAEVCGLRWSDIDFEAGTIAAGDNTRTLVDGEIEEKEAKSAAGRRGLPMPATVMKALKAFHTRQKKNRLQASDAYIASGYVLVDELGRPQRTDWLRRRVYELMAKLGMRKVRPYDARHACLTHLAGVGVPDVVLAAWAGHSDGGALAKRVYVHPDSSHLRVAADHLETGLFG; encoded by the coding sequence GTGGTGCGCAACGCCGCGGCGTTCGTGACCATCCCCCGGAACGCAGCCAAGGCCGCCCTCGAAGCACAGGCCGCCCGCAAGCCCTGGACGCAGGAAGAGGTGAAGACCTTCCTAACCGGCATCACGGACGAACGCCTGTACGCCGTCTGCCTTCTGTCGCTGATGGGCCTACGACCCGCAGAGGTGTGCGGGCTGCGATGGTCCGACATCGACTTCGAGGCCGGCACGATCGCGGCCGGCGACAACACGCGAACGCTCGTTGACGGCGAGATTGAGGAGAAGGAGGCCAAGTCGGCAGCGGGCAGACGCGGCCTGCCGATGCCGGCCACGGTGATGAAGGCGCTGAAGGCCTTTCACACCAGGCAGAAGAAGAATCGCCTCCAGGCCAGCGACGCCTACATCGCCAGCGGCTACGTCCTGGTCGACGAACTCGGCCGACCGCAGCGCACCGACTGGCTGCGCCGCCGGGTGTACGAACTGATGGCCAAGCTCGGGATGCGCAAGGTCCGGCCGTACGACGCCCGGCACGCCTGCCTGACGCACCTCGCCGGGGTCGGCGTACCCGACGTCGTGCTCGCCGCCTGGGCCGGCCACTCGGACGGCGGCGCGCTGGCCAAGCGGGTCTACGTCCACCCCGACAGCAGCCACCTCAGGGTGGCCGCCGACCACCTCGAGACAGGCCTGTTCGGGTGA